One Buchnera aphidicola (Cinara piceae) DNA segment encodes these proteins:
- the leuB gene encoding 3-isopropylmalate dehydrogenase: protein MKKIFNIAVLPGDGIGPEVISQTYKILDVINKKFDFKIETNEFDIGGIAFDKFGTPLPKKTLDGCIQSNAILFGSIGGEKWTRLSRDKQPETGALLPLRRFFNLFMNIRPIKLNFALKQLSPLKTEIIKNGFDILCVRELIGGIYFGLPKGRNTFDKKNISAFDTEIYSTKEIERIANIAFQLSLKRRKIVFSIDKANVLESSSLWREVVTRVSKNFPEVKLIHLYVDNAAMQIIKNPSQFDVILCSNLFGDILSDECAMLTGSIGMLPSASLNKSFFGLFEPAGGSAPDLEGKNLANPIAQILSLALLCEYSLKLNNVAQFIELAVINTLKKGYRTLDISNGKNYITTSQMGNNIAKTLSEIIK, encoded by the coding sequence GTGAAAAAAATATTTAATATAGCAGTTCTACCTGGAGATGGAATTGGTCCTGAAGTCATATCCCAAACATATAAAATTTTAGATGTTATAAATAAAAAATTTGATTTTAAAATAGAAACTAATGAATTTGATATTGGAGGTATAGCATTTGACAAATTTGGGACACCATTACCTAAAAAAACACTTGATGGGTGTATACAATCTAATGCAATTTTATTTGGTTCTATAGGTGGAGAAAAATGGACACGTTTATCACGTGATAAACAGCCTGAAACAGGCGCTTTATTGCCACTTAGACGATTTTTTAATTTATTTATGAATATTAGGCCTATTAAATTAAATTTTGCTTTAAAACAGCTATCACCGTTAAAAACAGAAATAATAAAAAATGGTTTTGATATTTTATGTGTTCGTGAATTAATTGGTGGAATATATTTTGGTTTACCCAAAGGTAGAAACACATTTGATAAAAAAAATATTTCTGCTTTTGATACAGAAATTTATTCCACAAAAGAAATTGAAAGAATTGCTAATATTGCATTTCAATTATCTTTAAAAAGAAGAAAAATTGTTTTTTCTATAGATAAAGCAAATGTACTAGAAAGTTCTTCTTTATGGAGAGAAGTTGTAACAAGAGTTTCTAAAAATTTCCCTGAAGTTAAATTAATCCATTTATATGTAGATAATGCTGCAATGCAAATTATTAAAAATCCTAGCCAGTTTGATGTAATATTATGTTCAAATTTGTTTGGTGATATTTTATCAGATGAATGTGCAATGTTAACTGGTTCTATTGGTATGCTTCCTTCTGCTAGTTTAAATAAAAGTTTTTTTGGTTTATTTGAACCTGCAGGTGGATCAGCTCCAGATTTAGAGGGTAAAAATTTAGCAAACCCTATTGCACAAATCCTTTCTTTAGCATTATTATGTGAATATTCATTAAAGTTAAATAATGTTGCTCAATTTATTGAATTGGCTGTAATAAATACTTTAAAAAAAGGATATAGAACATTAGATATTTCTAATGGAAAAAATTATATTACAACTAGTCAAATGGGTAATAATATTGCAAAAACATTATCTGAGATAATAAAATAA
- the leuC gene encoding 3-isopropylmalate dehydratase large subunit: MKTTLYQKIFNSHLVYEEKNITPIIYIDLHLIHEVTSPQAFDGLRLKNRIVRRSNQTFATMDHNVSTISRNINSSTKMAQKQIKTLIKNCQEFNIPYYDLNNINQGIVHVIGPEQGMTLPGMTIVCGDSHTSTHGAFGALAFGIGTSEVEHVFATQTLPQNRLKNMKIHIYGNLKKNIYPKDIILKIIHDLGTSGGVGCVVEFTGSIIKEMSMEGRMTICNMAIEMGAKSGIIQPDHITYEYLKNKNFIPKNRPWNEYTKKWGYLKSGPESIFEKNFSINISNLSPQITWGTNPSQVISIDDKIPDLKNFNDKNLLEDAKRSLEYMGLKAGTSLINIPVDKVFIGSCTNSRIEDLRIVASVVQNKFVADNVDAFIVPGSGLVKKQAEKEGLDKIFKKSGFQWRHAGCSMCLGMNEDQLKSGERCASTSNRNFESRQGPKGRTHLMSPWLAAQTALYGKFINVNKKTH, from the coding sequence ATGAAAACAACTTTATATCAAAAAATATTTAATTCACATCTAGTGTATGAAGAAAAAAATATTACACCAATTATTTATATTGATTTACATTTAATTCATGAAGTAACATCCCCTCAAGCATTTGATGGTTTAAGATTAAAAAATAGAATTGTTCGTAGATCAAATCAAACCTTTGCAACGATGGATCATAATGTTTCAACTATATCAAGAAATATTAATTCATCTACAAAAATGGCACAAAAACAAATAAAAACATTAATAAAAAACTGTCAAGAATTTAACATTCCATATTATGATTTAAATAATATAAATCAAGGAATTGTGCATGTAATAGGGCCGGAACAAGGAATGACTTTACCGGGTATGACTATTGTTTGTGGTGATTCACATACTTCTACACATGGTGCATTTGGTGCTTTAGCTTTTGGGATTGGTACTTCTGAAGTAGAACATGTTTTTGCTACTCAAACTTTACCGCAAAACCGCTTGAAGAATATGAAAATTCATATTTATGGAAATCTAAAAAAGAATATATATCCTAAAGATATTATATTAAAAATTATTCATGATTTAGGTACTTCTGGCGGTGTAGGTTGTGTAGTAGAATTTACAGGATCTATTATTAAAGAAATGAGTATGGAAGGTCGTATGACAATTTGTAATATGGCAATTGAAATGGGTGCAAAATCAGGAATTATACAACCTGATCATATTACTTATGAATATTTAAAAAACAAAAATTTTATTCCTAAAAATCGCCCATGGAATGAATATACGAAAAAATGGGGTTATTTAAAATCAGGACCAGAATCTATTTTTGAAAAAAATTTTTCAATCAATATATCAAATTTATCTCCTCAAATTACATGGGGGACAAATCCATCTCAAGTAATTTCTATTGATGATAAAATTCCAGATTTAAAAAATTTTAATGATAAAAATTTATTAGAAGACGCAAAAAGATCTTTGGAATATATGGGTTTAAAAGCAGGGACTAGTTTAATAAATATACCTGTAGATAAAGTATTTATTGGTTCGTGTACCAATTCTCGAATTGAAGACTTACGAATTGTTGCGTCAGTAGTACAAAATAAATTTGTAGCAGATAATGTAGATGCTTTCATTGTACCCGGGTCAGGGTTAGTGAAAAAACAAGCTGAAAAAGAAGGGTTAGATAAGATCTTTAAAAAATCTGGTTTTCAATGGAGGCATGCAGGTTGTTCTATGTGTCTCGGTATGAATGAAGATCAATTAAAATCAGGAGAAAGATGTGCTTCTACAAGTAATAGGAATTTTGAAAGCAGACAAGGCCCAAAAGGGAGGACACATTTAATGAGCCCATGGTTAGCTGCGCAAACAGCTTTATACGGTAAATTTATTAATGTTAATAAAAAAACTCATTAA
- the leuD gene encoding 3-isopropylmalate dehydratase small subunit: MKNFIKHIGSIAPLDISNIDTDIIIPKQFLQKINKKGFGKHLFHNWRFLDHLGEIENPNFILNKKIYRNSSILLTRSNFGCGSSREHAVWSLLDYGFKVIIGQSFSDIFVNNCLNNRLLLISFSKKIIDKLFFIIKKKKNIICMINLLKEKIFIDNNSISFSINPIHKQSIMYNFDNIDYTLTHEKKIDLYEKNKYQYCFISNNY, from the coding sequence ATGAAAAATTTTATAAAACATATTGGTTCTATAGCTCCTTTGGATATATCAAATATAGATACAGATATAATTATTCCTAAACAATTTTTGCAAAAAATTAATAAAAAGGGATTTGGTAAACATTTATTTCATAATTGGAGATTTTTAGATCATTTAGGGGAGATAGAAAACCCTAATTTTATATTAAATAAAAAAATTTATCGCAATTCTAGTATTTTATTAACTAGAAGTAATTTTGGTTGTGGCTCTTCTAGAGAACATGCTGTTTGGTCTTTATTGGACTATGGGTTTAAAGTAATAATTGGACAAAGTTTTTCAGATATTTTTGTAAATAATTGTCTAAACAATAGATTATTGTTAATTTCTTTTTCTAAAAAAATAATAGACAAATTATTTTTTATAATAAAGAAGAAAAAAAACATTATTTGTATGATTAATTTATTAAAAGAAAAAATTTTTATTGATAACAATAGTATATCCTTTTCAATTAACCCGATACACAAACAAAGTATTATGTATAATTTCGATAATATTGATTATACTTTAACACATGAAAAGAAAATAGATTTATACGAAAAAAATAAATATCAATACTGTTTTATTTCTAATAATTATTAA
- the leuA gene encoding 2-isopropylmalate synthase → MDKKIIIFDTTLRDGEQSLQASLTVSEKIQIALALERLGVDVIEAGFPISSPGDFKSIQSISKIIKKSQICSLARCLPEDIDIAARAMERAINFRIHLFLGTSNLHIFSKLKKSFNEIMDMAVSSIMRAKKYTTNIEFSCEDAGRTSLDNLCKIVETVIKAGATTINIPDTVGYTTPTQFKKIISTLFNRVKNINQAIISVHCHNDLGMAVGNSISAIEAGAMQIEGTINGLGERAGNTALEEVIMALDIHKKKFNKYTNINLKEIYRTSKIVSQFCNMPIPINKAIVGKNAFLHSSGIHQDGVLKNRENYEIINPNSIGLNTCKLNLTSRSGRAAIEYHMKEMGYKNSDYNLNELYIDFLKLADKKGQIFDYDLEALAFFKKQQNIEEYFKLEYFDVQTKLSGLSVASIILMCGAQTNIQKATTSNGPVDAIYQALNKATLYPIILKKFHLEANGEGKDALGKVDIVVQYKLRNFHGVGLATDIIEASAQAMINVLNYIWKSKQVNKELEKKNNI, encoded by the coding sequence ATGGACAAAAAAATTATTATTTTTGATACTACATTACGCGATGGTGAACAATCATTACAAGCTAGTTTAACGGTGAGTGAAAAAATTCAAATTGCTTTAGCTTTAGAGCGATTAGGGGTAGATGTTATTGAAGCTGGATTTCCAATTTCTTCTCCTGGTGATTTTAAATCAATACAATCTATTTCTAAAATAATTAAAAAAAGTCAAATATGTAGTTTAGCTCGTTGTTTACCGGAAGATATTGATATTGCAGCGCGAGCAATGGAACGAGCAATTAATTTCAGAATACATCTTTTTTTAGGTACTTCTAATTTACATATATTTTCTAAATTAAAAAAAAGTTTTAATGAAATAATGGATATGGCTGTTTCTTCTATTATGAGAGCTAAAAAATATACAACTAATATTGAATTTTCATGTGAAGATGCAGGACGAACATCATTGGATAATCTATGTAAAATTGTTGAAACTGTTATTAAAGCCGGAGCTACTACAATTAATATTCCAGATACTGTAGGTTACACCACACCAACACAATTTAAAAAAATAATTTCAACTTTATTTAATCGCGTTAAAAATATTAATCAAGCAATAATTTCAGTTCATTGTCATAATGATTTAGGAATGGCTGTGGGGAATTCTATTAGTGCTATTGAAGCTGGAGCAATGCAAATTGAAGGAACAATTAATGGGTTAGGTGAACGAGCGGGAAATACTGCTTTAGAAGAGGTCATTATGGCTTTAGATATACATAAAAAAAAATTTAATAAATATACAAATATAAATTTAAAAGAAATTTATAGAACCAGCAAGATAGTAAGCCAATTTTGTAATATGCCAATTCCAATTAATAAAGCCATTGTAGGGAAAAATGCATTTTTACATTCATCAGGTATTCATCAGGATGGTGTATTAAAAAACAGAGAAAATTATGAGATCATTAATCCAAATTCTATTGGATTGAATACTTGTAAATTAAATTTAACATCTCGTTCGGGGAGGGCGGCTATAGAATATCATATGAAAGAAATGGGATATAAAAATAGTGATTATAATTTAAATGAATTATATATTGATTTTTTAAAATTAGCAGATAAAAAAGGACAAATTTTTGATTATGATCTAGAAGCTTTAGCTTTTTTTAAAAAACAACAAAATATTGAAGAATATTTTAAGTTAGAATATTTTGATGTGCAAACCAAATTATCCGGTCTTTCTGTTGCGTCTATTATTTTAATGTGTGGAGCCCAAACTAATATCCAAAAAGCTACTACAAGTAATGGCCCTGTTGATGCTATATATCAAGCTTTAAATAAAGCAACATTATATCCTATTATTTTAAAAAAATTTCATTTAGAAGCAAATGGAGAAGGAAAGGATGCGTTAGGGAAGGTAGATATTGTCGTACAATATAAATTACGTAATTTTCATGGAGTTGGGTTAGCTACTGATATTATTGAAGCTTCCGCTCAAGCTATGATCAATGTATTAAATTACATTTGGAAATCTAAGCAAGTTAATAAAGAATTAGAGAAAAAAAATAATATTTAA